The following are from one region of the Simiduia agarivorans SA1 = DSM 21679 genome:
- the hemP gene encoding hemin uptake protein HemP — protein sequence MNTSSETARPVMVRSHAGHQERIASQELLGGLGRIVIEHAGQEYFLRQTKAGKLILTK from the coding sequence GTGAAACCGCCCGCCCCGTCATGGTGCGCAGCCATGCGGGCCACCAGGAACGCATCGCCAGCCAGGAACTGTTGGGCGGCTTAGGGCGAATTGTGATTGAGCATGCCGGTCAGGAATACTTCCTGCGCCAGACCAAAGCCGGCAAGCTGATACTCACCAAGTAA
- the polA gene encoding DNA polymerase I: MTAPVVLVDGSSYLYRAFHALPPLTNSKGMPTGAVKGVINMIRRLLKDYPGSPVVVVFDAKGKTFRDDMFPDYKAQRPPMPDDLRPQVQPIHDIVRAMGLPLLVEEGVEADDVIGTYCQQATAAGIPVIVSTGDKDMAQLVNEHVTLVNTMTDTVMDPAGVEAKFGLPPSLIIDFLALMGDKVDNIPGVPGVGEKTALGLLQGLGSLDSIYANLDKVKDLSFRGAKTMAAKLEEHKDKAYMSYALATIKLDCDLPEPIQALANGEPDKARLLALFQDMEFKTWVNELEGEGVVAEVSESSHAAEGPDTKGALAREYEIITTEAAFERWLLTLESQPAFAFDTETTSLDYMEAEIVGVSFSVEPGRAAYVPVAHDYMEAPEQLDRNWVLAKLKPLLEAETPRKIGQNLKYDASVLANYQIALNGIGYDTMLESYVLNSTASRHDMDSLAGFYLDETTVKFEDIAGKGAKQLTFNQIALEQAGPYAAEDADITFRLHQALWPQLEAAPSLKSVFEFIELPLLPVLSAVERTGALVDAKRLGEQSVELGERLVTLEREAFELAGQPFNLSSPKQLGEILFDKLGLPVIKKTPKGAPSTAEEVLQELALDYPLPNILMEYRGLAKLKSTYTDKLPQMINPRTGRIHTSYHQAVTATGRLSSTDPNLQNIPIRTEEGRRIRQAFVAPKGYKLVAADYSQIELRIMAHLSDDKGLLDAFAQGLDVHKATAAEVFGVDLDSVTADMRRSAKAINFGLIYGMSAFGLAKQLHLGRNEAQQYIDTYFERYPGVARYMDNTRALAHEQGYVETLFGRRLYLPEINASNKMRQQAAERTAINAPMQGSAADIIKRAMVDVHQWLSGENAPDARIIMQVHDELVLEVAEDQVDALTGELCERMSRAADLKVPLLVEAGVGDNWDQAH; this comes from the coding sequence ATGACCGCGCCTGTTGTCCTGGTAGATGGTTCGTCCTATCTCTACCGCGCCTTCCACGCCCTGCCGCCACTCACCAATAGCAAGGGTATGCCCACGGGCGCGGTGAAGGGCGTGATTAATATGATCCGGCGCCTGTTGAAGGACTACCCGGGCAGCCCGGTGGTGGTGGTGTTTGATGCCAAGGGCAAAACCTTCCGCGATGACATGTTCCCGGACTACAAGGCCCAACGTCCGCCCATGCCCGATGACCTGCGCCCGCAAGTGCAGCCCATCCACGACATAGTGCGCGCCATGGGACTGCCGCTGCTGGTGGAAGAAGGGGTAGAGGCCGACGACGTGATTGGTACCTATTGCCAGCAGGCCACGGCGGCGGGTATTCCGGTGATTGTGTCCACCGGCGATAAAGACATGGCGCAGCTGGTGAATGAGCATGTGACGCTCGTGAATACCATGACCGACACGGTGATGGACCCCGCCGGGGTGGAAGCCAAGTTCGGCCTGCCGCCCAGTCTGATCATCGATTTTCTGGCGCTGATGGGCGACAAGGTCGACAATATCCCCGGCGTGCCGGGCGTGGGGGAGAAAACCGCTTTGGGTCTGTTACAGGGGCTGGGCAGCCTGGACAGCATTTACGCCAATCTCGACAAGGTGAAAGACCTGAGTTTCCGCGGGGCCAAAACCATGGCAGCCAAACTGGAGGAGCATAAGGACAAAGCCTACATGTCCTATGCACTCGCCACCATCAAGCTCGATTGCGACCTGCCCGAGCCGATCCAGGCCCTGGCCAATGGCGAGCCCGATAAAGCGCGCCTGCTCGCGCTGTTCCAGGACATGGAATTCAAAACCTGGGTCAACGAGCTGGAAGGCGAAGGTGTGGTGGCGGAAGTCAGTGAGTCTTCACACGCCGCAGAGGGTCCGGACACCAAAGGCGCGCTGGCGCGCGAATACGAAATCATTACCACCGAAGCAGCGTTCGAACGCTGGTTGCTGACGCTGGAATCCCAACCGGCGTTTGCGTTTGATACCGAAACCACCAGTCTCGATTACATGGAAGCTGAGATTGTGGGGGTGTCTTTTTCGGTGGAGCCGGGCCGCGCCGCCTATGTGCCGGTGGCGCACGATTATATGGAAGCGCCCGAACAGCTGGACCGGAACTGGGTGCTGGCCAAACTCAAGCCGTTGCTGGAAGCCGAGACGCCCAGGAAGATCGGCCAGAACCTCAAGTATGACGCCTCGGTACTGGCCAATTACCAGATAGCGCTCAACGGCATTGGCTACGACACCATGCTGGAAAGCTACGTACTCAACTCCACGGCCAGCCGGCACGATATGGACAGCCTGGCGGGCTTCTATCTGGACGAAACCACGGTTAAATTCGAGGATATTGCCGGTAAAGGCGCCAAACAGCTCACCTTTAATCAGATTGCGCTGGAGCAGGCCGGCCCTTATGCGGCCGAAGACGCCGATATTACCTTCCGCCTGCACCAGGCCCTGTGGCCCCAGCTGGAAGCCGCGCCCTCGCTCAAATCTGTGTTCGAATTCATCGAATTGCCGCTGTTGCCGGTGCTCAGCGCGGTGGAGCGCACCGGTGCGCTGGTGGATGCCAAGCGGCTGGGTGAGCAGAGTGTGGAGCTCGGCGAGCGGCTGGTAACCCTCGAGCGCGAGGCGTTTGAGCTGGCGGGTCAGCCGTTTAATTTGTCCTCACCCAAGCAGCTGGGGGAAATCCTGTTCGACAAACTCGGCTTGCCGGTCATTAAGAAGACCCCCAAGGGGGCACCCTCAACGGCGGAAGAAGTATTGCAGGAACTGGCGTTGGACTACCCGCTGCCAAACATCCTGATGGAATACCGCGGTCTGGCCAAACTCAAGAGCACCTATACCGACAAGCTGCCGCAGATGATCAATCCGCGCACCGGCCGGATTCATACCTCTTACCATCAGGCGGTGACGGCCACCGGGCGCTTGTCCTCCACCGACCCCAACCTGCAGAACATCCCGATACGCACCGAAGAAGGCCGGCGCATCCGTCAGGCGTTTGTGGCGCCCAAGGGTTACAAGCTGGTGGCGGCGGACTATTCGCAGATTGAGCTGCGCATCATGGCGCATTTGTCCGATGACAAGGGTTTGCTGGATGCCTTCGCTCAGGGGTTGGATGTGCACAAGGCCACGGCGGCCGAAGTATTCGGTGTGGACCTGGACTCAGTGACCGCCGACATGCGCCGCAGCGCCAAGGCGATTAACTTCGGTTTGATTTACGGCATGTCGGCTTTTGGCCTCGCCAAGCAACTGCATCTGGGCCGTAACGAAGCCCAGCAATACATCGATACCTATTTCGAGCGCTACCCGGGCGTGGCCCGCTACATGGACAACACCCGCGCGCTTGCGCACGAACAGGGCTATGTGGAAACCCTGTTCGGCCGGCGCCTGTACCTGCCGGAAATCAACGCCAGTAACAAAATGCGCCAACAGGCTGCCGAGCGCACCGCTATCAATGCGCCCATGCAGGGCAGCGCGGCGGATATCATCAAGCGCGCCATGGTGGATGTGCACCAGTGGTTGAGCGGTGAGAACGCGCCCGATGCCCGCATTATCATGCAGGTTCACGACGAATTGGTGCTGGAAGTGGCCGAAGATCAGGTGGATGCCCTCACCGGCGAGCTGTGCGAACGCATGAGCCGCGCCGCCGATCTGAAGGTGCCCCTGTTGGTGGAAGCCGGCGTGGGCGACAACTGGGACCAGGCCCATTAA
- the ytfE gene encoding iron-sulfur cluster repair protein YtfE, with protein sequence MNLLDMPVGQIARQIPGSTAVFNALGLDYCCGGKTPLGLAIHEKGLDTTETVNRLESLTARTSEGKDWSAAPDAELIDHLLNRYHRVHREQLNELVRLASRVEQVHGARPDCPVGLAQHLADMARELEAHMQKEEQILFPMLKAGQRAMATGPIKVMRHEHDDHAHALELLNELTNNLTLPKGACNTWRALFAGLQAFVDDLRQHIHLENNILFEGKATPQTPSLCCGACGG encoded by the coding sequence ATGAACCTGCTCGATATGCCCGTGGGCCAGATCGCCCGTCAAATTCCAGGTTCCACTGCCGTGTTCAACGCGCTTGGCCTGGATTACTGCTGTGGTGGCAAGACTCCGTTGGGATTGGCGATACACGAAAAAGGCCTGGACACCACCGAGACGGTAAACCGGCTCGAGTCGCTTACCGCGCGGACATCAGAAGGAAAGGATTGGTCGGCCGCGCCCGATGCTGAACTTATCGACCACCTGCTCAACCGCTACCACCGGGTCCACCGGGAGCAACTCAACGAATTGGTGCGCCTGGCCTCCCGGGTGGAGCAGGTACACGGGGCAAGGCCTGACTGTCCGGTTGGGCTGGCACAGCATCTGGCGGATATGGCACGGGAACTGGAAGCCCACATGCAGAAGGAAGAGCAGATATTGTTCCCGATGTTAAAGGCAGGCCAGCGCGCCATGGCAACCGGCCCGATTAAGGTCATGCGGCACGAACACGACGACCATGCACATGCTCTTGAACTTCTCAACGAACTGACCAACAACCTCACATTACCCAAAGGTGCATGCAATACCTGGCGCGCGCTGTTCGCTGGCCTGCAAGCCTTTGTGGACGACCTCAGGCAGCATATCCACCTGGAAAACAACATCCTGTTCGAAGGCAAGGCCACGCCGCAAA